agacccccgcaacccgaacttgcgcttatgggctcggcaaatgcaataagaactaatcgctcaaacgcgaaaatagagaaagcccctggaggagtaacttcactcctccaggggctcgggggctacacccggcgggtgcactCGTGCgcatccaccggaacctcaaaaaaacAAACCAATTCCTACGGAGCAGGCATAAACCCAGCCTCgataaaccctcagggagagtgcacgcactccccccgaggctcgggtgctactgtcgggtaccttagaacggggtaccccaagcaaacatcaaatgggtcgctaaaatcccatctaaaaaataaagctagaaggtaagccatgggcccctcacctgccacgaccgagcccactaggccctcctccacctcgcctcgagcctcgagcaggaggtctcagcatcctggaacaaactccgcctcgcgcgaggctccccagggaaggcctcggcagggagcgtcgtctccgtctcgcccgaggctctccagggaaggcctcggcagggggcgccgtctccgtctcgcccgaggctctccagggaaggcctcggcagggggtacattctccgtatcgcgcgaggcctcagtcTCCGTGTCGCTTGAGgccgggtcgcccgcagcccgtcaccccccacctcgaccgaccctccagacaacgcgtcatgtcccattaatgcttcaaccactcccgcaatctcagtcggacgacggctcaacgccacagaatggccgacgtgacccgaggtcgcatcagcgccataccggccgggacagggcacggcggggattaccggccactgtgtcctaacgctgtgtccacgatcagcgccataccggctgggacagggtacggcggggattaccggccactgtgtcctaccactgtacccacgatcagccgcccactcgaggcctcggcactgtacaccaaggtctcggctatcttggggttcgtgcctgctgagacccctccaccacggtgcagcctcgacaccgaccaagtctcggcctcgcgcacagttcgtctacagtggcttgcacgttcaccgccgcacccactccgaggcagtcccgggactcccacgacgcacaggatctgatgggacggccacgccgccccagtgctccaaggacggaccactccgacgactgcgccgccacaggaacaggctacagggcccggacacgccgcctctgttcacacgacgccgtatagttagctcatgtaccgtcctagttctcccttcatgctataaaaggagaggacttgggctgttagaaggaaaaaagaagaagaccttgaaacacacacacgcacatccctaccgcctgagagcaacgtcttaaGCGATCCGCACGACACCCTgctgagacctgggaccagctccctctctcctttagcttgtaaccccctactacgagcaccccggtgcaaggaatacaagatcgatctctaagactggacgtagggcctcgattgcctgaaccaatataaaccttgtgtctctttgcatcatcatccaGAATCGAAAgtacgcagaacaaattcactggttggttgagcaccccggtccaaaacaccgacacttggGCGCAAGTGCCTCTCCTTATTTCATTTCGCTGCCCCATCTCCAAGGGCTGGAGACGCAAGGACACCATCTTTTGATCTTCTGGTCGCCCACTTCAGCAGCAAACTAAATCGAGGCTTATCAGGTATGTCTTCGTCAATCCGCCTTTGCGGTTTTGCCATCTCTAATAATGCATCTAGCATGCTCGTATTTGAATCCATGAATTGCCTTAACAATCTGCACAACCAGAGATACGCCGCACGCGCCACTGCCACTTTACTGgaacaaagaaaaaagaaaaattgaAGTGCTTCCTTCAATGTTGATCTTCAATTTTTCACAGATTTTAGTGAGACCATTGCTCGATAGTCCTCCTATTAATTAATTTTGGTCTGCAGCTACACATCATTTATATGGTCGATGAACGATTATGGTGGATGCAAATCTGATTTATGCGAGGCTCTCTTCTTCTTCGATCCACGGTTGCTCCACCTTCTCtccttttcttcttcctcctccttttctCTTCTCCCCCTCCTCCTTTGCTTCTAATTGAGATCTTGAACAGCAGAGAGTAGAGCCCCCTACCCACCCCTATATGCGCCCCTACTTGTACCTACAACCACTCGCTTCTTCACTAGTTCTTGGAGCTATAATTACGAAATCACCGTTGCCCAAAAAATGGATTTAAAACTTGGGAATGTTTGTTTTTAGGTCAAGAAGATGTCTCCACTGCTTCAGTCAAATCGTTGAACAGATTGACGGCCGGTTTGGTTGGGAATTTTCCATGTGCACCAACTAGAGCTACATCCTGCCAAACTTAGCACGACTTTGCTGCCTGTGTTGATCTTTCTTTGCAGTTTGTATTATCCAGCATTTTAGTCAAAGCTAACTGATGTGTATATTTATGTTTGCTGCTATTTGAAAATGGATCTTCAGACAGACAAGGAGTCAATCCAGGGGGCCGACATATCAAAGTGGACAATGCATAGCAATTGTAACATAAAAAGCTTCACAGAAGGTGAGATCAGACGAATAACAGACAACTACAAGACTATTATCGGGAGAGGTGCATTTGGAGAAGTTTTCAAAGGAGTCCTCGATGACGCAAGTATGGTAGCAGTGAAGAGGTTAATTCACAACGTGAAAGAAAACTTTGATAAAGAACTGGTCGTCCATCGTGAAATCAACCACAAGAACATAGTCAGACTCATTGGTTATTGTGTTGGGGAAAATGCCCTAATGATGGTCACCGAGTATGTGCCTAACGGAAATCTGACTGCCATTCTTCACCGTGATAACACTCCCATCCCGTTGGATATACGGCTTAGAATTGCAACACAGTGTGCAGAGGCATTGGCATGCATGCATTCTTACAAGAATACTCAAGTCATTCACGGGGACATCAAACCTGATAATATTCTGCTAGATTATGACCTAAATGCAAAAGTATCAGACTTCGGAATATCAAGGCTGGTGAACACAGACATGACGCTGTACACAGGCAATGTAGTGGGCAGCATAGGTTACATAGACCCATTGTTTACTAAGGATGGACGTGTCACTGCCAAGAGTGATGTTTATAGTTTTGGAGTTGTCCTCTTGGAATTATTAACTAGGAAGAAGGCAACACCAACGGATGGACAAGTAAGTGTTGTTACTGCATTTGCTGAAGCTCTTGAAAGTGGCCGGGTCAGAGAGGCGAGAAAATTTCTTGATTCTGAATTAGATCCTTCGAGAAACAAGAATATTCTTGATGAGATGGGAAAGCTGGCAGCTGAGTGCCTGAAGATGAAAAGGGATAAACGTCCTGAGATGAAACATGTGGCAGAACGTCTTAGCAAATCAATGAAAGCTTCGCTTAAGGGAAAGTTGCGAAAGCACGTGTGCCGCCGCTTCTCATATACAGAGATGGTGGCCGCAACAAGGAACTTTGATGAGTCGCATCTTCTTGGTCTGGGTGGTGTCGGTAGATTTTACCGTGGAGTGATAGATGGTGGAGCAACCATGGTGGCTGTAGAGCGTTTGTGGCATGGATACGAACACGATGAATATGGAGATTTGTTTCGTTCTTTTGTAGAAAGCAGGTCGAAGCTCAACCACATCAACATTGTGCCCCTTATTGGTTACTGCGATGAGAATGACGAGAGGATCCTGGTGTACACCTACATTGATCATGGAAGCCTACATGAGCATCTCTTCGAGACCCAGAACTCACTTACCTGGAAGCAGCGTCTGGAGATCTGTATCGGTGTAGCCCGTGGCCTGCACTATCTTCAAAGAGGCGCCAAGCACCAAGCCCCTATTTGGTTCGCTCCCGGGCGGAGCTGCCTGAACCTGCCAGGGCTCCAGGTGAGCTGCCTAACAGAATTCGAAGCAAACACACCCCAACTCATCAACCATAACCTGAGGGTAAATATTCTTTTGGATAAGGAGGAATTGGTGCCCAAAATTTCAGCTAACAAaatggctgatcctggcttggctgAATTAGTGGGCTGTGACACTGGCGGTGGTGATTGTGATTTCATTCCCGGTGATGTTGCCAACTGGTTAACTGAGAAATTGGGTGTCTATTCTTTTGGTGCCGTTTTGCTTGAGGTCCTATGTGCTCGTCCACATTTTGACCTTAGAGATCCAGAGGAAAAGGTAAATTTGCAAGTTTGGGCTCGGCGTTGCAAGAGGGATTTTAATTGGATTGACCCCTATCTAAAGGGGAAAATTAATCCACAGTGTTACAACAGGTTCCTCGAAATTGCTGACAAGTGTCTTGCTCATCGTTTTTTTGACCGTCCATCGATGCAAGACGTGGTTTTGGACCTGGAGTGTGCCCTTCAATTGCAGGTGAGTGCAGAGGTGAGCGGAAGCTAGTAGTCTCTAAGCACTGTCTACTTCGGGAAAACATCTGGATCGTTGGAAGTACTATGTACTATACCTGTGCTATTAATCAGTATGCTCTCTCTTCTTTCTGGCAGAAACCATTGCTCTGTCGACAGGCAAAAAAAAAATATCAGGTTCCATTATTTTATTATGTTATATTGCTTCTCTGCTGTCATATGTACTCCAGGTAGCATGCTGATCACTGTATCACTACAAAACAGTTGTAATTCAGATTGATGTTTCTGCAATTCTGCTATGGTCAAATATTGAATACAGACAGACAGTTTCAGGCCGTGTCTATACTGCAGTTGCTCTAGTTGCTTGAGAGTTCAGATTATTAGTCGACAAAAAACATATAAAAACACATAATCAAATGCAGAGCAAAGAGAAGTAAACGAACCCCCTTCAATCAATAACTTTCTAACAGTAATAATTTGTACAACTTAGCAATTGGACACTAAGGTAAAATTTGTACAAATTAGCAGTTGGACACTAAGTAAACCTGCGGCCTTCAATCACGGCAAACCAGTTCTACTGCTTGATTGATGTTTCTTTGCTATGGTCAAATAACCAATACTGTCAGCCAGTACTTAGTAGCAAAATTTGTTCAGATCGTGCCTATACCGAACCAGTCACTCGAATGCTTGAGAGTTCAGATTAATAATCGATATAAAAAACACATAATCAAATGCAGAGCAGTCTCAAATCAAAAACTTTCTAACAGCAATACAAATTAGCAGTTGGACACTGCATGGCTGCAGTGCAAACTACACTAAGCATATGCACACTAGAAAAGAACTGCAGAAACTAGGCTAGGTCTACGATGGTTCCTGCGTGCGCAAGCACATTGGCGTTCATGAAGAAACGATTCAGCATTGCCAGTAGCACGTCGGTGGTGAGCAGGCTGTCGGAGCCGGAGCAGTGCGCGCGGCCGGCGGCGCGCTCCACGCCGAGCGCGGCGGCCACCTGCTCCAGCCCCCCGCGCATGGCGCAGCACCTGGCGAGGTGCTTCACGTCGAGCACATTGCGGCCGAACAGCTGACGGACCAGGGCGAGGAACCCGTCCAGCGTGCCCGGCAGCGGCTGGCCACCGGTGAGCACCTTGGCGAGGTACGCGAAGTCGTAGGAGCCCGAGAACGCGGTCCAGGTGAGCCGCCCGCAGGCGAGGCCGTTGCGGTGGAACCCGACGGCGAAGTCGTCGGGCGCGATGCCGAACTCGTTCATCGTGGCGAAGTCCATCCCCTGCGCGCGGAGCAAGGCGACGGAGGCCGGCGCGTACGGGTGGCGCGCGAGGTCGAAGCCCCGGAGGTTGAACTGCCACGCGACGGGGAAGCGGCCGGCGGGGCCCGACAGCGCGATCCCGACCTGGAGCAGCTTGAGGTCGTCCACGTTCTTCTTCACCAGCGCGTAGCTCTCGCGCGGCCCGCGGAGGTACCGCGGCGTGTCCGAGTCGTGCACCGCGCCGGGGAACTCGGTGTCGACGCACACCCAGGGGTAGTGCGGCAGCACCGCCGAGAGTTTGGAGAGCTCATCGTTGAAGTTGCCGGCCCACACGTCGCGCACCTCGGCGCGGACCTCCTTGGCGGCGGCCTCCAAGAACGCGCCGCCGGCGGGCGTGAACACCAGGGGCGACGGCTGCGGCGGGTACTCCACCATGGTGTACTGGGGGACGATGTGGACGAAGCTGCACAGAGGAGGCGGTGACGGCGGCTGCTGAGGGTAGAGGAGGACCGGGCCGCCGTCGTGGGAGTACATCGCCGTGGCTTCAAAACCGCCGGTAACCGCGTCTTGGCGAGTTTGCGTTTTGATCTTGGGAAGACGTGGGCGTTAATCGTGGCCGTGCCCTGGTTTTATGGTGGCGGCGCAAGATACGGGCGTGCCGACCTCGGATTGTCGAAGCGGACCACACCGGGTACGATCGATTGGACTGTATGAGTAACAACAATCGGATCGGACTCTTCTAGGGTTTCCACCCTGCTACGATCACCAATGAGGCAATGACAATCAAGAGCATGCACGATTTGTAAACCTCAGTCCAGCTAGGATTGCATCAAATTATTGAGTAGGCATCAATCACCAATGCACCAGTCATCAAAATTACAAGAGATTCTATCTACAGAACAGTCTTGTCATGTTTGCAACAAATTTTGTCTCAACTAGTTCACTCAATACACGTCTACCAAGAGGAGTTCTACGCTATATTTTGGTGTTTTTCGTGACACCAAAACCCAATGAAATATACAGATTAATAAATATCATTTTAGATGTCAACAGTCTTCCCATAAGATATGCAGGCATGAGCATCCCAAGAACTCAATCATCCAGGATTACTCTGGTCCTCCGGGGCCTGTTATACATGGTTCGCACACCAGCACGAGACTGGTCGCCTGATTCACGGCTTGCGAGCGAAAGAGAATTCATGTCATCGTTTATTGTTCGGTTTATCAACGATATCTGCCTATGCTCCACCCGTGGTCTCCTTTCCCTAGATTCCACACCATCTTCACCCGAGCTCACGCCGTTACCATGCAACCTCTCGTGCACCGACCGACGTGGCCACTCCCTGGTATTGTCAACTTGAGATTGCAAGCCAGGCGTACTAGATTGATCTCTCAATTCCCTTGACCTCCAAGCAGAATTCCTTTCCCTCTCAGCACTTGAGGCAGACACAGGGCGCTGGCCATGCAGGCTTTGCAGTGACAGCACTTCGACTGCAGGGGCTTGCGCAAGCCCAGAAGGCTGTTCTCCAAGAATGCCGCTTCCATATTTCCCAGCAGTTGTTCTTCCTTTAGACCTCTTGCCTCTGGATACTTTGTTCAGATTTGTTATTTGGACGTCAGGTAGCTTTCCCTTGCCTTCATCTGATGATATGCCAGTTTCTTGTACAAGAGGGGTAAGGTTAAGCAGTTCTGGGTCATCTTTAAAATCAAATGGACGCTTTGCTGGGTCCATTTTTCTAAATGTAATGGATATCCTGTGTTTCAGAAAGTAGCGCATTAGATTTTTGAATACCAAATAGTTCAATGAATTTTGAAAAACAATACAACAGATGAGTGTAACCTTTTGGTAGGGACTGCTGGAACGCAATGCTTTGCTACATCAGCACCGTTGCCATTCAGAACAAGGACAGATCTGTGAGTTTTCATATATAGTAAGAGAACCGTACAGTTGAACTGATGGCCTAATGATTTAGCAATATGAGTTCTGTGAACTGTACCACTGGAAAACAAGGATACTACTGTGCAAATCATAAATTAAAGATACACCAAAATAGTAAATAGACACGCCACAATAAATCATAGTAAATAGACAttcacagcaaaaactttgtTTTGTAAAAAAGTAAATACAGGGCAAAGGAGATAATTTAAGCAAATCACAGTACGATGCAACAAGCAATCATCTACAGAATTCAAATGACCCACTAAACAGTCTTGATATTCATATATATTCACAACTTTGAAATGTCAAGAAACAAAACCATTTTCAAActatccatatatatatagtatataacaATAAACAAGTGCAACTAGCATAAGAAATCTATTAGCAGACGGAAAGAACATGACAGAATATGTACCCGACAGGGAGAGGGATCGCAATTGAACCGGTGAATTCTCCAGGGGCAGAAGCTTTCAGGTTAGATCCAAAAAGAATGTTGCATTCGCTGAGGAAAGAAACAGTGCAAAATGGCCTAACAAAATCATGGCTATCTATATGTGGTGGGATGCAATCTCCAGGTTCATATATATTTACAATGCAGCTGTCCGGTACACAAGTTGTAGGCAGAACTTGCCATCGTACCAATCTCTTAATCATAGTCTTGAAGAGGTCAGGCATTGGATCAGAAACAATGGTCCGTATGATGCCTGGTGGATTTCCATTCTTATCCTGCCATGATAGATTTTACCATTAGATTTACAGATGGGTGTTCAACAATGCTTAAATGTACAAATATAGTTCACAAGATGGAATTTTCAAAGGAGGAAAGTACCGTAGCATAATTGTAACAGCATCCAAATTGGATTGTTACCCGGCCTTTACCACGCATCCATTTTTGAGGTTCTGTATATGTGCGCTCTATCATGAGAGGAAAGATAACTCGATTTAGACAAACAAAAATAGGAAGCTAAATATAGCAAATGAACAACTGCAAGTTACATGAATAACATATTAGCATTCAACTATCAAGAGAAAACATTATgaatgtaatactatattatacAGTTCAAGATATATGAAGTATAACAGTACCTAAAATTACATCATAATTAAAATACAACTGATTTTTTATATTTATGCTTTCTCTAAAATGTTAATTcagttaaaaaaagaaatcatttgacaaaatttgactaATTTAATTAAGACATCCACCCCACAAGGCCACAAGGAGGAACTGAAATCAAAATAATATGATTCTGTAATAACGAATTTGTATAAACCACCAGCTTGACTTGGTCACTGAGAAGCTTGTATGATTGACTTCTCAAAGCTTTCAATGCATATAGTCAAGTTGTGATTACCTATTAGTGTGTTCATGGTGAATGTGTGTGGACTGGAGTCACAAAAGTCTATCTATTCTATAGTATTATTATGCAGGCTAGCATTTTTGTAGTAATAAAAGGCTACAGTTTGGCTCCACAGAACAAGCTACAATAAAATGTGGTACGAGCAATCAGCCCACAAAACAGGGGTAATGACAAGTGCATATTCCATTCTACATGTTGCATTTCTGTATGGTTTCAACAAAAGGAGATCTTTTCTGAAATGTGAAGAATCAGGTTCGTTTAAGGATTTGCCTGAGCCAAGTTGAGGAGAGCCCACAATACTATTAATATACTTGAAACGTGATAGAAAATTGATCAAGGACCTAAAGATATACAGTAAGATGTTCATGTTTGCCTGCTTGCAAATGCTGATGTGAAAAACTACAATTGATGTACAAGAACATAAAATAAGGAAACCAGAAAATTGTGTGGACAACACTAAATGATGCTGAGTTAGTAATGCAGGAATGCTATGGCTTATGATTTATAAGAACATGTAAATATCGGCAGTGGCTGAGCTAGAGAAATATTGAGGGGGGTGCGACCATATGGTTCAATATAACGCTATTTGGTACCAGTGTATCAGTCCCTCCCACACGCTAGGCACCAGTCTTGCGGCTCGTCATCTTTTTTTTTCCCACTTCTGCGACGATATAACACATACAGTCCATTCTTTTTTCTTGGTGATTGGTGTGTTGGAA
The nucleotide sequence above comes from Miscanthus floridulus cultivar M001 chromosome 18, ASM1932011v1, whole genome shotgun sequence. Encoded proteins:
- the LOC136520360 gene encoding probable CCR4-associated factor 1 homolog 11 — protein: MYSHDGGPVLLYPQQPPSPPPLCSFVHIVPQYTMVEYPPQPSPLVFTPAGGAFLEAAAKEVRAEVRDVWAGNFNDELSKLSAVLPHYPWVCVDTEFPGAVHDSDTPRYLRGPRESYALVKKNVDDLKLLQVGIALSGPAGRFPVAWQFNLRGFDLARHPYAPASVALLRAQGMDFATMNEFGIAPDDFAVGFHRNGLACGRLTWTAFSGSYDFAYLAKVLTGGQPLPGTLDGFLALVRQLFGRNVLDVKHLARCCAMRGGLEQVAAALGVERAAGRAHCSGSDSLLTTDVLLAMLNRFFMNANVLAHAGTIVDLA
- the LOC136520357 gene encoding uncharacterized protein isoform X2: MHSNCNIKSFTEGEIRRITDNYKTIIGRGAFGEVFKGVLDDASMVAVKRLIHNVKENFDKELVVHREINHKNIVRLIGYCVGENALMMVTEYVPNGNLTAILHRDNTPIPLDIRLRIATQCAEALACMHSYKNTQVIHGDIKPDNILLDYDLNAKVSDFGISRLVNTDMTLYTGNVVGSIGYIDPLFTKDGRVTAKSDVYSFGVVLLELLTRKKATPTDGQVSVVTAFAEALESGRVREARKFLDSELDPSRNKNILDEMGKLAAECLKMKRDKRPEMKHVAERLSKSMKASLKGKLRKHVCRRFSYTEMVAATRNFDESHLLGLGGVGRFYRGVIDGGATMVAVERLWHGYEHDEYGDLFRSFVESRSKLNHINIVPLIGYCDENDERILVYTYIDHGSLHEHLFETQNSLTWKQRLEICIGVARGLHYLQRGAKHQAPIWFAPGRSCLNLPGLQVSCLTEFEANTPQLINHNLRVNILLDKEELVPKISANKMADPGLAELVGCDTGGGDCDFIPGDVANWLTEKLGVYSFGAVLLEVLCARPHFDLRDPEEKVNLQVWARRCKRDFNWIDPYLKGKINPQCYNRFLEIADKCLAHRFFDRPSMQDVVLDLECALQLQVSAEVSGS
- the LOC136520357 gene encoding uncharacterized protein isoform X1; translated protein: MDLQTDKESIQGADISKWTMHSNCNIKSFTEGEIRRITDNYKTIIGRGAFGEVFKGVLDDASMVAVKRLIHNVKENFDKELVVHREINHKNIVRLIGYCVGENALMMVTEYVPNGNLTAILHRDNTPIPLDIRLRIATQCAEALACMHSYKNTQVIHGDIKPDNILLDYDLNAKVSDFGISRLVNTDMTLYTGNVVGSIGYIDPLFTKDGRVTAKSDVYSFGVVLLELLTRKKATPTDGQVSVVTAFAEALESGRVREARKFLDSELDPSRNKNILDEMGKLAAECLKMKRDKRPEMKHVAERLSKSMKASLKGKLRKHVCRRFSYTEMVAATRNFDESHLLGLGGVGRFYRGVIDGGATMVAVERLWHGYEHDEYGDLFRSFVESRSKLNHINIVPLIGYCDENDERILVYTYIDHGSLHEHLFETQNSLTWKQRLEICIGVARGLHYLQRGAKHQAPIWFAPGRSCLNLPGLQVSCLTEFEANTPQLINHNLRVNILLDKEELVPKISANKMADPGLAELVGCDTGGGDCDFIPGDVANWLTEKLGVYSFGAVLLEVLCARPHFDLRDPEEKVNLQVWARRCKRDFNWIDPYLKGKINPQCYNRFLEIADKCLAHRFFDRPSMQDVVLDLECALQLQVSAEVSGS